The nucleotide sequence AGATATCAGCCAGAGTGTCATGAACAAGTTGGTAGGAGATCTTCCCATTCTCTCAGTTATGACCAGTGAACGTACCCGAATCGAGATTGAAGCACAAGAGAATATGCAGAAAATCTTTGATGCCTACGAATTGGGAGTCCGTATTGTAACCGTCAAGCTACAGAATATCGTACCACCGGTAGGAGAAGTCCAGGATGCTTTTGAGGATGTCAACAAGGCAATCCAGGATATGAACCGCTTGATCAACGAAGGAAAGCAGAACTACAACAAGGTTATTCCTTCTGCCCGAGGTGAGGCAAACAAACTCATCCAGCAAGCGCAAGGATATGCAGCTGAACGTGTTAACCAAGCTGAAGGTGACGTGGCACGATTCAACAGCGTACGAGAGGTCTATGAACAATCACAGACCATTACTCGAACTCGATTGTACATTGAGACAATGGAGGCAGTCATCAATCCCACCGAAAGTGGATCGGTTACTCTGGTCGACAAGAA is from uncultured Sphaerochaeta sp. and encodes:
- the hflK gene encoding FtsH protease activity modulator HflK, producing the protein MDTMQQPPRPARKVKNISPKLVIWIIVAVVLIMLVLSSFFVVDQTEQAVVLRLGKYNRTVGPGLQTKIPLGIETSYNVPTQVVQTMTFGYRSNSSTSPLFGNSDYTTESLMLTGDLNIIDVQWIIQYKIENPVNWMFKVESRETTLRDISQSVMNKLVGDLPILSVMTSERTRIEIEAQENMQKIFDAYELGVRIVTVKLQNIVPPVGEVQDAFEDVNKAIQDMNRLINEGKQNYNKVIPSARGEANKLIQQAQGYAAERVNQAEGDVARFNSVREVYEQSQTITRTRLYIETMEAVINPTESGSVTLVDKNLSNFLPVQMVEGGAK